A single genomic interval of Rhea pennata isolate bPtePen1 chromosome 5, bPtePen1.pri, whole genome shotgun sequence harbors:
- the IRF7 gene encoding interferon regulatory factor 7 — protein MASEGGAQPLRFGPWLLQAVSSGAYRGLRWLDGARTAFRVPWKHNARKDVSSSDLQIFKDWAKASGRYQVEREDPARWKTNFRCALRSTRMFVLLEDCSKSGEDPHKVYGIAGEAQQAETRRPGPGARCSPPPLLLADVPAPGAAPRRWQSQTQLELDLQDLSLENVAPGGCGDGAAGGTGRFGPCPHAAGMSVKAERAGAEHAAPLDTLQWVMQQCDLGHQPLAWATAPGKLPRGASGAPGTSGPAPRPPSPPTAALPAGDGPCGEQALSLGPTEGTVLPALHRWATPAPADAAGLLQVQSVAGHMLLPPPPVRPPGPDTVLAELAPSDVLLYAKSPREAAAAPQDAELMLPATPRSAAPETALLQGNAGSIPPNLDVSIFYRGKLFHHEEVGSSRCLLAYQTTDPAVPLDLTWLVQFPSPASLADQKQRHFTEELLQNTGLLLEQRDNKIYAQRLKKCKVFWALSRQLDVSNLSPKLLCRNQETEIFDFKEFCTELRDFRDYRREHSPDFTIFLCFGQCFSKAKPKESMLILVKLVPKFCEYWYEQVLQEGASSLSSGSLSLQLSDSFSLFELIEQYNMQLD, from the exons ATGGCGAGCGAGGG GGGGGCGCAGCCGCTGCGCTTcgggccctggctgctgcaggcgGTGAGCAGCGGCGCGTACCGGGGCCTGCGCTGGCTCGACGGCGCCCGCACCGCTTTCCGCGTGCCCTGGAAGCACAACGCCCGGAAGGACGTCTCCAGCAGCGACCTGCAGATCTTCAAG GACTGGGCCAAAGCCAGCGGCCGCTACCAGGTGGAGCGGGAGGACCCGGCCCGCTGGAAAACCAACTTCCGCTGCGCCCTGCGGAGCACCCGCATGTTCGTGCTGCTGGAGGACTGCTCCAAGAGCGGCGAGGACCCCCACAAGGTCTACGGCATCGCCGGCGAGGCGCAGCAGGCCGAGAcccgccggccgggcccgggcgcccgctgctccccgccgccgctcctccTCGCGGACGtccccgcgcccggggccgccccacggcgctgGCAGAGCCAG ACGCAGCTGGAGCTCGACCTCCAAGACCTGTCGCTGGAAAACGTCGCCCCGGGTGGCTGCGGGGACGGGGCAGCAGGGGGGACGGGGCGCTTCGGTCCCTGTCCCCACGCAGCGGGGATGAGCGTGAAAGCGGAGCGGGCAGGCGCGGAGCACGCCGCCCCCCTCGACACGCTGCAGTGGGTGATGCAGCAGTGCGACCTCGGCCACCAGCCGCTGGCCTGGGCCACGGCACCAGGTAAGCTGCCACGCGGCGCCAGCGGCGCCCCGGGGAcgagcggccccgcgccccggcccccctcACCTCCCACCGCCGCTCTCCCCGCAGGAGACGGCCCCTGCGGGGAGCAGGCGCTCAGCCTCGGCCCCACCGAGGGGACCGTCCTCCCGGCCCTTCACCGCTGGGCGACCCCAGCGCCCGCAGACGCCGCCGGGCTCCTGCAGGTGCAAAGTGTCGCGG GGCACATgttgctgccgccgccgccggtgaGGCCCCCAGGCCCCGACACTGTCCTCGCCGAGCTGGCACCCAGCGACGTGCTGCTCTATGCCAAGAGCCCCcgggaggcagcggcggcgccccAGGATGCAGAGCTGATGCTGCCAGCCACCCCCCGCTCAGCAGCTCCGGAGACTGCGCTGCTGCAGGGGAACGCAG GCAGCATCCCTCCCAACCTGGACGTCAGCATCTTCTACCGGGGGAAGCTCTTCCACCACGAGGAGGTGGGCAGCAGCCGGTGCCTGCTGGCATACCAGACCACCGACCCCGCTGTCCCCCTGGACCTCACGTGGCTGGTGCAGTTCCCcagcccagccagcctggctgaCCAGAAGCAACGCCACTTCACCGAGGAGCTGCTACAGAACACAGGGCTTCTGCTGGAGCAGCGTGACAACAAGATCTATGCCCAGCGCCTGAAGAAGTGCAAGGTCTTCTGGGCCCTGTCCAGGCAGCTGGATGTCAGCAACCTCTCACCCAAACTGCTCTGCCGCAATCAAGAGACTGAAATCTTTGACTTCAAGGAGTTCTGCACGG AGCTAAGGGATTTCCGAGACTACCGCCGGGAGCACTCACCTGACTTCACCATCTTCCTCTGCTTCGGGCAGTGCTTCTCCAAGGCCAAGCCCAAGGAGTCCATGCTCATCCTGGTGAAG ctggTGCCCAAGTTCTGCGAGTACTGGTACGAGCAGGTGCTGCAGGAGGGTGCCTCCTCCCTCAGCAGCGGCAGCCTGAGCCTGCAGCTCTCTGACTCCTTCAGCCTCTTTGAGCTCATCGAGCAGTACAACATGCAGCTGGACTGA
- the LOC134141342 gene encoding malignant fibrous histiocytoma-amplified sequence 1-like, which translates to MAQPQACQEQEEGLHEVTLSTQRLRVLPLAVLGNPMLESLDLDRNKLKHITGISKLCNLKKLILSKNEIVDFPDEIQSLVYLEKLELNQNQIRVIPEGIFSHLSRLKHLRLNNNRLCALPRDLAACQGSLQYLNLSNNLFRTFPKPVLQLTKLQELHVQNNALRQLPKELFQGQSLKMLKANGNPLKEPPSEVCAGGIQQILNYFTQLQDCSGQEDKRVKTMFLGASLAGKSTICRSLKQGQTKLVPEEERTVGIEISEFQIEDFTFLFWDFAGQLEYYMTHHVFITPQALVILVINLHMYQANDDTFKDLVGFWINNLSMRVPNSVVLPVGTHTDCCQEVEVEEKRCDIMLKIAAMLEERKRNLSHCIDNLECSEESELYVDQWERLKEMENCMLTILNLVPVNCTDHRDIKKLKAVILEHVKNEELFPEAVRVLPPIYRQVEAAIVDVAQSEEMADHGMMDLQYLLSKLSYREHLANLGRELLQDILRYLHRIGLIIWYEEIKHLENTVFLQPTFLITMFKLLVRYRLVQQLESISVDVLIGEHSTIRDRSNWVWTFKSKAMLCRRAVRALVKYQLYSEGLQNIFEEIMGCEPHGRRGKLFSLLEHFEICLEVKKAEALNPEACEFVPGKSWETTRGRGESWYLFPTYLNQTEEVSEVWGGDHPEDLHIRAYFSPEIPEGFFQRFLVKACSFYSTHWVAKATCLLICNGKPLLIKENNQRAYSYLELRCRKPAERREFRFAWDFLIAIVFISQKLSEEWPGLHVCVKTPCRTVGCPAELLWPDMDGKNIVTKEEVKTCGTCGHRFRAELLLPRVPEQPEALPVQPPVRYYVTSYGTTTFGPSNVHVSRQNISNE; encoded by the exons ATGGCCCAGCCCCAAGCCT gtcaggagcaggaggagggttTGCATGAAGTGACTCTCTCTACCCAGAGGCTGCGAGTGCTGCCTTTAGCAGTCCTGGGCAACCCCATGCTGGAGAGCCTTGACCTTGACAGGAACAAACTCAAACACATCACTGGCATTTCCAAGCTTTGCAACTTGAAGAAGTTGATACTATCCAAGAATGAGATTGTGGACTTTCCAGATGAAATCCAGAGCCTGGTCTATTTAGAGAAGCTTGAACTGAATCAGAACCAAATCCGAGTCATTCCAGAGGGGATTTTCTCCCATCTCTCCAGGCTCAAACACTTGCGGCTGAACAACAACCGCCTCTGTGCTCTCCCCAGGGACCTGGCAGCATGTCAAGGCAGCCTCCAGTATCTCAACCTGTCCAACAACTTGTTTCGAACCTTCCCCAAGCCTGTCCTGCAGTTGACAAAGTTGCAAGAGCTCCACGTGCAGAATAATGCCCTTCGCCAGCTCCCTAAGGAGCTGTTTCAGGGGCAGTCCCTGAAAATGCTCAAGGCCAATGGGAACCCGCTCAAGGAGCCACCCAGTGAAGTGTGCGCTGGTGGCATCCAGCAGATCCTGAACTACTTCACACAGCTGCAAGACTGTTCAGGGCAGGAGGACAAGAGGGTCAAGACCATGTTCTTGGGGGCTTCGCTTGCAGGCAAATCCACCATTTGCAGAAGCCTAAAACAGGGGCAAACCAAACTGGTGCCTGAGGAAGAGCGAACGGTTGGGATCGAGATCAGCGAGTTCCAGATCGAGGACTTCACTTTTCTCTTCTGGGACTTTGCAGGCCAGCTGGAGTACTACATGACTCACCATGTGTTCATCACCCCGCAGGCGCTTGTCATCCTTGTCATCAATCTTCACAT GTACCAAGCTAATGACGATACCTTCAAGGACCTTGTGGGTTTCTGGATCAACAACCTGTCCATGAGAGTGCCGAACTCGGTGGTGCTTCCTGTGGGGACCCACACTGATtgttgccaggaggtggaaGTGGAGGAGAAGAGGTGTGACATCATGTTGAAGATTGCAGCCAtgctggaggagaggaagagaaacctCTCCCACTGCATCGACAACCTGGAATGCAGCGAGGAGTCTGAACTTTACGTGGACCAGTGGGAGAGGCTGAAGGAGATGGAGAATTGCATGTTAACG ATTTTAAACTTAGTTCCTGTCAACTGCACTGACCACCGTGATATCAAAAAGCTCAAAGCCGTTATTCTGGAGCATGTGAAAAATGAGGAGCTCTTTCCTGAGGCTGTCCGAGTGCTGCCCCCCATCTATAGGCAAGTGGAAGCTGCGATTGTGGATGTTGCGCAGAGCGAGGAGATGGCAGATCATG GCATGATGGACCTCCAGTACCTCCTCAGCAAACTGTCATATCGAGAGCATCTGGCCAATCTAGGCAGAGAACTTCTCCAGGATATCTTGCGGTACCTCCACCGCATTGGGCTTATCATATGGTATGAGGAAATCAAGCATCTGGAAAACACTGTCTTTCTCCAGCCTACCTTCCTTATAACTATGTTCAAG CTCCTTGTAAGGTACCGCCTAGTCCAGCAGCTTGAGAGCATCTCTGTGGATGTGCTGATAGGGGAACACTCTACCATCAGGGACAGGTCCAACTGGGTGTGGACCTTCAAGTCGAAGGCGATGCTGTGCCGCCGGGCAGTGCGTGCTTTGGTCAAGTACCAGCTCTATTCAGAAGGGCTGCAGAACATCTTTGAGGAAATAATGGGATGTGAGCCCCATGGAAGGAGAGGGAAACTCTTTAGCCTCCTAGAGCACTTTGAGATCTGCCTGGAAGTGAAGAAAGCTGAAGCTCTCAACCCAGAGGCCTGTGAGTTTGTGCCTGGAAAGTCATGGGAGACAACACGAGGCCGTGGGGAGTCCTGGTACTTGTTCCCAACCTACCTGAACCAGACTGAAGAGGTTTCTGAGGTGTGGGGTGGAGATCACCCTGAGGACCTCCACATCCGGGCCTATTTCTCACCTGAAATACCTGAGGGCTTCTTTCAGAG GTTCCTGGTGAAAGCTTGCTCCTTCTATTCCACACACTGGGTGGCCAAGGCGACCTGCCTGCTCATATGCAATGGCAAACCCTTgctgataaaagaaaacaaccagAGGGCCTACAGCTACCTAGAGCTCCGGTGCAGAAAGCCAGCAGAAAGGAGGG AATTCCGGTTTGCCTGGGACTTCCTCATAGCCATCGTGTTCATCAGCCAGAAGCTTTCAGAGGAGTGGCCAGGGCTGCATGTCTGCGTGAAGACACCTTGCCGAACTGTAGGGTGTCCTGCGGAGCTTCTGTGGCCGGACATGGATGGCAAAAACATCGT GACGAAGGAAGAAGTTAAAACTTGTGGAACGTGCGGTCATCGGTTTCGAGCAGAACTGCTCTTACCCAGAG TGCCCGAGCAGCCGGAGGCTCTCCCAGTGCAGCCCCCCGTTCGCTATTATGTCACCAGCTATGGGACCACGACCTTCGGGCCCAGCAACGTCCACGTGAGCCGCCAG aatatctcAAATGAGTAA